Proteins encoded within one genomic window of Geotalea daltonii FRC-32:
- the der gene encoding ribosome biogenesis GTPase Der, giving the protein MKPLIAIVGRPNVGKSTLFNRLVGRRKAMVDDMPGVTRDRNYADVNRFDVPFILIDTGGFEPETSDRLLQQMREQSQLAMDEADLILFVMDGRDGLTPADVEVVEMLRRVNKPVFYVVNKIDGDRQENAAGDFYSLGIEQIFTISAEHNRGVNDLMEEVIAALPNKTAPAVDEEVTRIAVIGRPNVGKSTLVNRLLGVERVVANPTPGTTRDSIDTYFNCNKKRYLLIDTAGIRRKGKTTEKIEKYSVVDSLRSIERADVVLIVIDAEEGVTEQDTKIAGYAFEAGRGCIFVVNKWDAISKDNASMGIFVEKIRMEFKYLPFAPIVFVSAKTGQRLGKIMTEVDSVMEQFAKRISTSDLNRVFSKAVEEHHAPLYQGRRVKFYFATQVGTKPPSIVIFTNRPDGVHFSYERYIINRFRDAFGFTGTPMRLLFKGREGRKRG; this is encoded by the coding sequence ATGAAACCTTTGATAGCTATAGTAGGACGGCCCAATGTGGGTAAATCGACCCTCTTCAACCGTCTTGTCGGGCGCCGCAAGGCGATGGTCGACGACATGCCGGGAGTTACCCGTGACCGAAATTATGCAGACGTAAACCGGTTTGATGTGCCGTTCATTCTCATCGATACCGGTGGTTTCGAGCCGGAAACCAGCGACAGGCTGTTGCAGCAGATGCGCGAACAGTCGCAGTTGGCCATGGACGAGGCTGATCTGATCCTTTTTGTCATGGATGGCAGGGACGGCTTGACGCCGGCCGATGTGGAAGTAGTCGAAATGCTTCGCCGCGTCAACAAGCCGGTTTTCTACGTCGTCAACAAGATCGACGGCGACCGTCAGGAAAATGCGGCGGGAGATTTCTACAGCCTGGGCATCGAGCAGATATTTACCATATCCGCTGAGCATAATCGTGGCGTCAATGATCTGATGGAAGAAGTGATTGCTGCCCTGCCTAACAAAACTGCCCCGGCAGTCGACGAGGAGGTGACCAGGATCGCCGTCATCGGTCGGCCGAATGTGGGGAAATCCACATTGGTCAACCGCCTGCTGGGGGTCGAGCGGGTGGTGGCAAATCCAACCCCGGGCACCACCAGGGATTCCATCGACACCTACTTCAACTGCAACAAAAAACGCTATCTGTTGATAGACACAGCAGGTATTAGACGCAAGGGGAAAACCACCGAAAAGATAGAGAAATACAGCGTGGTCGACTCCTTGCGCAGCATAGAGCGGGCGGACGTGGTCTTGATCGTCATAGATGCCGAGGAAGGGGTTACCGAGCAGGACACGAAGATCGCCGGCTATGCCTTTGAAGCAGGACGAGGCTGCATCTTCGTCGTCAATAAATGGGATGCCATCTCCAAAGACAATGCCTCCATGGGTATATTTGTCGAAAAAATACGCATGGAATTCAAGTACCTCCCCTTTGCCCCCATTGTTTTTGTTTCGGCAAAAACCGGACAGCGGCTGGGCAAGATCATGACAGAAGTGGATTCGGTCATGGAGCAGTTTGCCAAACGTATCAGCACTTCCGACCTGAACAGAGTGTTCAGCAAGGCCGTTGAGGAACACCATGCGCCGCTGTATCAGGGGCGCCGGGTGAAATTCTATTTTGCCACCCAGGTGGGAACCAAGCCTCCTTCCATTGTCATTTTTACCAATCGCCCCGATGGTGTGCACTTTTCCTATGAGCGATACATTATAAACCGGTTCAGGGACGCCTTCGGTTTTACCGGCACCCCGATGCGCCTGCTTTTCAAGGGGAGGGAAGGGCGGAAAAGGGGGTAA
- a CDS encoding elongator complex protein 3 gives MTVTVPFFISHLGCPHQCVFCNQMEIAGTKGQMPGQTEILTKVAAYRRSGGCRPVQVAYFGGTFTALPRADQERLLQPLQPLLVSGEVESIRISTRPDCVDVETAQFLRGMGVRVVELGIQSMADEVLEMSGRGHAAAHVERAASVLRQAGLLWGAQLMPGLPGDSPAKAMASLERVIALEPSCLRIYPTLVIKDTPLASLFEQGLYEPLTMETGICLCMAMLHRASQARLPVIRMGLQPTVELDAAGTVLAGPYHPAFRCLVESELCFRLLSGLVKGFGVGTPVRIACASGRISNVIGHKRSNVERLEQKHGIKVLSIQGEPALSVFEVIVEADGKKLRGHLLDDLDPGQFLPFIRS, from the coding sequence ATGACTGTAACCGTACCTTTTTTCATTTCCCACCTTGGCTGCCCCCATCAATGTGTTTTCTGCAATCAGATGGAAATTGCCGGAACGAAAGGCCAAATGCCCGGCCAAACGGAGATTTTGACCAAGGTTGCCGCTTACAGACGTTCAGGTGGATGTCGTCCTGTGCAGGTTGCATACTTTGGCGGGACATTTACCGCCTTGCCCCGTGCTGACCAGGAAAGGCTTCTTCAGCCCCTTCAGCCGCTTTTAGTCTCCGGAGAGGTTGAATCCATACGCATATCGACGCGACCGGACTGCGTGGATGTGGAAACTGCCCAATTTCTTCGCGGGATGGGGGTCCGGGTCGTGGAGCTGGGAATCCAGTCCATGGCGGATGAGGTTCTGGAGATGTCCGGCCGAGGCCATGCCGCTGCCCATGTGGAGCGGGCGGCCAGTGTTCTGCGACAAGCAGGCCTTCTATGGGGAGCCCAGCTGATGCCGGGGCTTCCTGGGGATTCACCGGCAAAGGCCATGGCTTCCCTGGAACGGGTGATCGCTTTGGAGCCATCCTGTCTCCGTATCTATCCGACTCTCGTCATCAAAGATACTCCTTTGGCGTCCCTGTTTGAACAGGGGCTTTACGAGCCGCTGACCATGGAGACTGGGATCTGTCTCTGCATGGCAATGCTCCACCGTGCCTCGCAGGCCCGTCTGCCGGTAATTCGCATGGGGCTGCAGCCTACTGTGGAGCTTGATGCAGCGGGCACCGTACTTGCCGGCCCCTATCACCCGGCATTTCGTTGCCTGGTCGAGTCAGAGCTTTGTTTCCGGCTTCTTTCCGGGCTGGTGAAAGGTTTCGGAGTTGGTACTCCTGTGCGGATAGCCTGTGCATCAGGCCGGATATCCAACGTTATCGGCCATAAAAGGTCGAATGTGGAACGCTTGGAGCAAAAGCACGGGATCAAGGTATTGTCAATCCAGGGCGAACCCGCTCTTTCTGTATTCGAAGTTATTGTCGAGGCCGACGGGAAGAAGCTGCGGGGGCATCTGCTTGATGATCTGGATCCAGGGCAATTTCTTCCTTTCATTAGGTCCTGA
- the era gene encoding GTPase Era: MTEQQFHSGFVSIIGRPNVGKSTLLNKILGDKIVITSDKPQTTRNRIQGIHNLPGCQIVFIDTPGIHRAKSRLNKYMVDVALSSIKEVDVILFLVEADTKPANQEETILGALASAEAPVVLVINKVDLVAKESLLEKMAAYSGLYPFREVIPVSALTGDNTGRLVQVVRDLLPEGPPYFPDDILTDVPERFVVAEIVREKVFRLTHDEVPYSVAVVVESFKERDDGLILISAVINVERDSQKGIIIGRKGEMLKKIGMQARREIEELLDTRIFLELFVRVSREWSENKQMLKEFGYE; this comes from the coding sequence TTGACCGAACAGCAGTTCCATTCAGGCTTCGTATCCATTATCGGCAGGCCAAATGTGGGAAAATCAACGCTTCTCAACAAAATTCTCGGTGACAAGATCGTCATAACCTCCGATAAGCCGCAGACAACGAGGAATCGAATCCAGGGCATTCACAACTTGCCCGGTTGCCAGATAGTGTTCATCGATACTCCTGGCATCCATCGGGCCAAGTCCAGGCTGAACAAATACATGGTTGATGTGGCCCTTTCCTCCATCAAGGAGGTGGATGTGATCCTTTTCCTGGTGGAGGCGGACACAAAACCGGCCAACCAGGAGGAGACGATCCTTGGTGCGTTGGCCAGCGCCGAAGCTCCTGTCGTTCTTGTCATCAACAAGGTTGACCTGGTGGCCAAGGAGTCCCTGCTGGAGAAGATGGCAGCCTATTCAGGCCTCTACCCGTTTCGTGAGGTGATCCCAGTCTCAGCCCTGACTGGAGACAACACAGGCCGGCTGGTTCAGGTCGTTCGCGATCTGCTTCCGGAGGGGCCGCCTTATTTTCCCGATGACATACTGACCGATGTTCCGGAGCGTTTTGTCGTGGCGGAAATAGTCAGGGAGAAGGTTTTCCGTCTGACCCACGATGAGGTTCCCTATTCGGTGGCGGTGGTTGTGGAGAGCTTCAAGGAGCGTGATGACGGTCTGATATTGATTTCTGCAGTCATCAACGTCGAGAGGGACTCGCAAAAGGGCATCATCATTGGCAGGAAGGGCGAAATGTTGAAGAAGATCGGCATGCAGGCCCGACGGGAGATAGAGGAACTGCTCGACACCAGGATATTTCTGGAGCTGTTCGTCAGGGTAAGCCGGGAATGGAGCGAAAACAAGCAGATGCTGAAGGAGTTTGGTTACGAATGA